One window of Pocillopora verrucosa isolate sample1 chromosome 9, ASM3666991v2, whole genome shotgun sequence genomic DNA carries:
- the LOC136283538 gene encoding cytosolic phospholipase A2-like, giving the protein MASSQQSEWSDNKRCAVEAVYRPCLFLDIKVLRGRNVTLGTYTDWVDTPDPYVKLYIKTASNGRKRTKVKNNTANPVWEETFQFYLDPNVKNILEITLMESDTVGDDLVDTKSFDLSALKIDETYKKTFVFKETSEVDVEMKVKTCSAPTDMRYSLGLCDEETDFRQKRKRVVFETMKKLLGERGPKELGEVPSIAILGSGGGFRAMVSLSGVFCALKEMGVLDCAMYTAGLSGAAWYLSTLYSHPDWPNTHPSKIRQDLRKNVTDNWMWLLLTPSWMYSHMNIILDKRSRGQPVSFTDFFGYLVGETILKDRQHVPKLSEQRHAVKDAAAPMPLYTCLHVKKNKVAQDFCEWLEFSPYEVGMTKYGTFMKTEHFGSKYFCGKLVTPYPEPPLFYLQGIWGSAFTIMLQRILHEGQSPTDTIKNMSNSGDLRHELHMDISNDPVSEDEESDEEMDIDAVDEKEMGDEYSHNENHSFLMSIAESFVEKIYFLKTRSGRAGLVHNFLRGLQMMSAPVPSAEAEQVTDTAYQLAAKAKRIYLVDSGLLFNSPYPPLLRPERDVDIFLSFDFSAREKDNEISFHELYLAEQWARANNLKFPPINAKEQLETDGIKEYYVFTDPADPTCPVVVHFPLVNKTFKEQSEPGVSRTTAEEREFANFSVFEDPDAYYSTFNFHYPTKPFDRLSALTEFNTLLGEQAIKGVIADCVKKRREAKPRNG; this is encoded by the exons ATGGCCTCGTCTCAACAAAGTGAGTggtcagacaacaagcgatgcgctgtggaa GCTGTGTATCGTCCGTGTCTGTTCCTCGATATCAAAGTGTTACGTGGTCGGAATGTTACCTTGGGCACTTACACTGACTGGG TTGATACACCGGATCCATACGTAAAACTGTACATTAAAACAGCATCAAATGGCAGGAAGAGAACCAAAGTGAAAAACAACACAGCTAACCCTGTGTGGGAAGAAACATTCCAGTTTTACCTTGATCCAAATGTGAAAAACATTTTGG AAATAACTCTAATGGAGTCAGACACAGTTGGTGACGATTTGGTGGATACAAAGTCATTCGACTTAAGTGCATTGAAAATTGATGAAACTTACAAGAAAACCTTTGTCTTTAAAGAG ACCTCAGAAGTTGATGTGGAGATGAAAGTCAAAACATG CTCTGCGCCTACAGACATGAGGTACAGCCTGGGCCTTTGTGACGAGGAAACTGATTTTCGTCAGAAGAGGAAAAGGGTTGTTTTTGAGACCATGAAAAAACTGCTCGGAGAACGAGGACCAAAAGAACTTGGCGAG GTGCCCTCGATTGCTATTCTTGGTTCAGGAGGAGGATTTCGTGCTATGGTTTCTCTCAGTGGTGTATTCTGTGCTCTAAAGGAGATGGGTGTGTTAGACTGTGCCATGTACACAGCAGGACTGTCAGGGGCAGCATG GTATCTTTCGACGTTATATTCTCATCCTGACTGGCCGAATACCCATCCGAGCAAAATCAGGCAAGATTTGAGAAAAAATGTGACAGACAACTGGATGTGGTTGCTATTGACTCCATCATGGATGTACAGTCACATGAATATCATTCTGGATAAAAGATCACGTGGACAACCAGTCAGTTTCACAGATTTCTTTGGTTATCTGGTTGGAGAAACTATTCTGAAGGAC CGGCAACATGTTCCAAAATTGAGCGAACAGCGCCATGCAGTGAAAGACGCCGCGGCCCCAATGCCACTGTACACTTGTCTTCATGTAAAGAAGAACAAAGTTGCACAAGACTTTTGCG AGTGGCTCGAATTCAGCCCATATGAAGTAGGGATGACAAAATATGGCACTTTCATGAAGACTGAGCATTTTGGAAGCAAGTACTTTTGTGGGAAATTGGTAACACCTTACCCTGAGCCTCCACTGTTTTACTTGCAAG GTATTTGGGGCAGCGCTTTCACCATCATGCTTCAGCGAATACTACACGAAGGCCAGTCACCAACCGACACAATAAAAAACATGAGCAACTCTGGCGACTTGAGACACGAGTTAC ATATGGATATCTCAAACGACCCTGTGAGTGAGGACGAGGAAAGCGATGAGGAAATGGATATTGATGCAgttgatgaaaaggaaatggGAGATGAATACAGCCATAATGAAAACCACAGCTTCCTGATGAGTATAGCAGAGAGCTTCGTggagaaaatttatttcctgaAAACCCGGTCTGGTCGAGCAGGCCTGGTGCACAACTTTCTACGCGGCCTTCAAATGATGTCTGCCCCAGTTCCCTCGGCTG AAGCAGAACAGGTCACTGACACCGCTTACCAATTAGCAGCGAAGGCTAAACGTATATACTTGGTTGACAGTGGGCTCTTGTTCAATTCACCATACCCGCCGCTACTTAGACCGGAGCGAGATGTTGACATTTTCCTGTCATTTGACTTCAGTGCTCGAGAGAAGGACAacgaaatttcttttcat GAACTGTATTTGGCAGAGCAATGGGCAAGAGCAAACAATTTGAAGTTCCCACCAATTAACGCCAAGGAACAGTTGGAAACGGACGGAATCAAAGAGTATTACGTGTTCACAGATCCCGCGGATCCTACCTGTCCAGTTGTGGTGCATTTTCCTCTCGTCAACAAAACCTTCAAAGAACAAAGCGAACCAG gaGTCTCCCGTACGACTGCTGAAGAAAGGGAGTTTGCAAACTTCTCCGTGTTTGAAGATCCTGACGCCTATTATAGCACGTTCAACTTTCATTATCCCACAAAGCCATTCGATCGTCTTTCAGCATTAACAGAATTCAACACTCTGTTGGGTGAGCAGGCCATTAAGGGTGTCATAGCTGACTGTGTGAAGAAGAGACGCGAAGCAAAACCGAGGAATGGCTAA